A single genomic interval of Juglans regia cultivar Chandler chromosome 1, Walnut 2.0, whole genome shotgun sequence harbors:
- the LOC109009763 gene encoding tetraspanin-2 has product MGVSNNITAILNFVALLASIPIIGAGIWLASKPDNECIHYFRWPVVILGVLILLVSLAGFVGAYWNRQGLLAFYLFCMAVLIALLLILLVFAFIVTRPDGSYSVPSTGYREYRLDGFSAWLRDHVTNSGNWGKIRTCLADSDVCAKLTQNYITSDQFFAAHISPLQSGCCKPPTVCGYNYVNPTFWLNPVNPMGDPDCLLWNNDQSVLCYNCNSCRAGLLGNLRKEWRKANVVLIVAVVVLIWVYLIACSAFKNAQTEDLFRRYKQGWV; this is encoded by the exons ATGGGAGTCAGCAACAACATAACAGCTATCCTCAACTTCGTTGCCCTCCTCGCCTCCATCCCCATAATCGGGGCAGGCATCTGGCTCGCCTCTAAGCCCGACAACGAGTGCATCCACTACTTCCGTTGGCCGGTGGTCATCCTCGGCGTCCTCATCCTCCTCGTCTCCTTGGCCGGCTTCGTCGGCGCCTACTGGAACCGTCAAGGCCTCCTTGCCTTTTACCTCTTCTGTATGGCTGTCCTCATCGCCCTCCTCCTCATCCTTCTCGTCTTCGCCTTCATCGTCACCCGCCCTGATGGCAGCTACTCCGTCCCCAGCACAGGGTACAGGGAGTACCGGCTTGACGGCTTCTCCGCCTGGCTCAGGGACCACGTCACCAACTCTGGGAACTGGGGTAAGATTCGGACCTGTTTGGCCGATTCCGACGTTTGTGCTAAGCTTACCCAAAATTACATCACCTCTGATCAGTTTTTCGCCGCTCATATCTCTCCTCTTCAG TCAGGTTGTTGTAAACCTCCAACAGTTTGTGGGTACAATTATGTCAACCCAACATTTTGGTTAAACCCAGTGAATCCAATGGGTGACCCAGACTGCCTGTTGTGGAACAATGACCAGAGTGTGCTGTGCTACAATTGTAACTCATGCAGGGCTGGTCTGTTGGGGAACCTACGAAAAGAATGGAGGAAAGCCAATGTAGTTCTTATTGTGGCAGTGGTGGTGCTGATATGGGTCTATCTCATTGCCTGCAGTGCCTTCAAGAATGCCCAAACAGAGGACCTCTTCCGCCGCTACAAGCAaggttgggtttga
- the LOC109009777 gene encoding uncharacterized protein LOC109009777 — protein sequence MESWVPLFEIFLKSPVPETEASRWLRQAFNASSSATPVTTSSFLSLLTKPSDAIVGEGSSSPTPSSPPRTKRVMFIETLPTMVQARVLSFLAYERQRFCVLDLSRLARDVLSLDLELDFWVRRAAHNLLEVLSDTKYEWISGLSLDSGEEGVDEEFESVPGWLKEAAGANDVFLPWLPISPDKLNAKTFLGTSEDSLDFSKHDGDDGDEELNAVMEQMEVDRPTNVPVGSEIQEKASSLKARTLNFESSSKTVGLANEIRQLCLDKGRDSFVVLGLIEPWLADDETASVLISHLTNGSEEELIWPSQVLCSVILPKFLSLEEPASRVLVAAITEYCKLHQKAAVYAFLFPLVLKREGINNPICDVIARIIRECLHPVHVSAFCQKILCGDKDERRVICLPCHQHLISNELVWTESLFNLFQIILNHNVHLTQDSADHIVYQVQQLAVHFSKSLKFGNFLLCLVTKCSPLLNSHKLSLVDAVEQTSTLVTKSILSKLAHL from the exons ATGGAGTCATGGGTACCTCTCTTCGAGATCTTCCTGAAATCTCCGGTACCTGAAACCGAGGCATCTCGATGGTTACGCCAGGCTTTCAATGCGTCATCGTCTGCAACCCCAGTTACCACAAGCTCTTTCCTCTCGTTGCTTACAAAACCCTCCGACGCCATTGTGGGCGAGGGCTCTTCGTCTCCTACGCCTTCCTCGCCTCCTCGTACCAAGCG GGTCATGTTCATAGAGACTTTACCGACTATGGTCCAGGCTCGGGTTCTCTCTTTTCTGGCTTATGAGCGTCAGAGGTTTTGCGTGCTTGACTTATCAAGGCTGGCCCGGGACGTTTTGAGTTTGGACCTGGAACTCGATTTCTGGGTCAGGAGAGCTGCCCACAATCTGCTTGAGGTTTTGTCTGATACGAAGTATGAGTGGATTTCTGGTTTGAGTTTGGATTCTGGGGAAGAAGGCGTGGATGAAGAGTTCGAATCTGTACCAGGTTGGCTCAAGGAGGCGGCGGGTGCCAATGATGTGTTTCTCCCTTGGCTTCCTATTTCTCCCGACAAACTGAATGCAAAAACATTTCTTGGCACCAGTGAAGATAGTCTGGATTTTTCGAAGCACGATGGAGACGATGGAGATGAAGAGTTGAATGCTGTCATGGAGCAAATGGAGGTTGATCGTCCCACAAATGTTCCTGTTGGAtctgaaattcaagaaaaggcTAGTTCTTTGAAAGCTAGGACTCTGAACTTCGAATCTTCTTCAAAAACTGTTGGTTTAGCTAATGAAATTCGCCAACTTTGCTTGGACAAGGGTAGGGATTCTTTTGTGGTTTTGGGTCTCATTGAACCTTGGCTGGCAGATGATGAAACTGCTTCAGTTTTAATTTCACATCTCACGAATGGAAGCGAAGAAGAACTTATTTGGCCGAGCCAGGTTCTATGCTCAGTCATCCTTCCCAAGTTCTTATCTCTTGAAGAACCAGCTTCTCGTGTGCTTGTGGCTGCAATAACAGAGTATTGCAAGCTTCATCAGAAAGCAGCCGTGTATGCTTTCTTGTTTCCGTTGGTTCTCAAAAGAGAAGGAATCAACAACCCCATCTGCGATGTGATTGCGAGGATCATTAGGGAATGTTTGCACCCAGTTCATGTTTCTGCTTTTTGTCAAAAGATATTGTGTGGAGATAAAGATGAAAGGAGGGTTATCTGTCTTCCCTGCCACCAACATTTAATATCTAATGAGTTGGTATGGACAGAATCATTGTTTAACCTGTTCCAAATCATCTTAAATCATAATGTTCATTTAACTCAAGATTCGGCTGATCATATTGTTTACCAGGTTCAGCAATTGGCTGTACATTTTTCCAAATCTCTAAAATTTGGGAACTTTTTGTTGTGCTTGGTCACCAAATGCTCTCCATTATTGAACTCTCATAAGCTCTCATTGGTTGATGCTGTTGAGCAGACTAGTACTCTAGTGACCAAATCTATATTATCTAAGCTGGCGCATTTGTAG
- the LOC109009200 gene encoding protein FAR1-RELATED SEQUENCE 5-like has translation MEGQLSLNNTSVSSRFLGMEDNRPDVGETESPRTSSTVEEINPDRPDAQETEYGNARTSEKMQMHDDDEPKLGMKFNSLEDLMSYYKEYDKKCSFSPKKSLFFRCNREVSESVKRVLDTNDLSGIRMNKNFGSLVVNTSDSKNLLFLEDDCRNYIDNARHLRLGAGSARVLRDYFLRMQYKNPGFFALMDLDDDERLKNVFWANPHNRAAYQYFGDVITFDITYLTNRYEMPFAPFVGVNHHRQSILLEAGLISFDDTETFV, from the exons ATGGAAGGCCAGTTGTCTCTCAATAATACCTCCGTTTCAAGTAGATTTCTTGGTATGGAGGACAATAGACCTGATGTTGGGGAAACCGAATCGCCACGTACATCTTCTACAGTTGAAGAAATCAATCCTGATAGACCAGATGCACAGGAAACTGAGTATGGCAATGCCAGAACATCTGAGAAAATGCaaatgcatgatgatgatgagccaAAGTTGGGGATGAAGTTTAATTCCCTAGAAGATTTAATGagttattataaggaatatgataagaaatgcAG CTTCAGTCCAAAGAAATCCCTcttctttcgatgtaatagagaagtgagtgaatCCGTTAAAAGAGTCCTAGATACAAATGATTTGTCTGGCATCCGAATGAATAAGAATTTTGGATCTCTTGTTGTTAACACAAGTGATTCTAAGAACCTCCtgtttttggaagatgattgtCGTAACTACATCGACAATGCACGACATCTACGATTGGGCGCAGGTAGTGCTAGAGTGCTTCGAGACTACTTTTTACGGATGCAATACAAAAATCCGGGATTCTTTGCACTAATGGACTTGGATGATGACGAAAGGTTAAAGAATGTATTCTGGGCAAACCCCCATAATAGAGCAGCCTACCAATATTTCGGAGATGTGATAACTTTCGACATCACATACTTGACGAACCGATATGAgatgccctttgcaccatttgttggtgtaaatcaCCATAGGCAGTCAATTTTGTTAGAAGCTGGCTTGATTTCCTTTGATGATACTGAGACCTTCGTGTGA